GGCAACTGTCCCTTTTTCCGATGGTAGGCCACACACTGGCAGCAGTTACCCTTTCGGGTGCATGGATATGAGCAGTTACAGCCTTTAAGGTTTTGAGCATTTTGACACT
This window of the Williamwhitmania sp. genome carries:
- a CDS encoding DUF6485 family protein, whose protein sequence is MECQNAQNLKGCNCSYPCTRKGNCCQCVAYHRKKGQLPACYFPDDVERGYDRSIANFIAVVEERGTGFLMK